The following nucleotide sequence is from Candidatus Methylomirabilota bacterium.
TTCGCGGGGCACGAGACCCTACACGTCGTGCTCGACCGGCGCGTGAGCGAGCGCCGTCGCCGCAAGGAGCCGACGCTGCCGGATCGCCGCGGCGCCGACCGGCGTGCGCGCTCCGGGATCGACGAGCAGCTCCGCACCATCGGCTGGTCGCTCGTGCTGCTCGATCTCGCCAAGTCCAAGCGCCGCTAGCTGGAGCCTGCTTCCCCCTCAGCTAAACCCATCACCGCTACTTTCGGGTCGGTGGCTCGGCGGGAGCCGGGCGCTCGGCCGGTGCGGGAGCGGGGCGGGGGGGCTGCGGAGCAGGCCGCACCTCTTCTCGCTCACGCTTCTGCGCGACGGGCGGAGGCGCCGGCGGGGGAGGCAAGTGACGCGGAGCTGCGACCTCCTGCGCCGGCCGTGCAGGGGGCGGCGACTCTTGCCGACCGCGCTCCGGGACCGCGATTGCCCGCTTCTCTCTTCGTGTGTCGGGTCCACTGGGAGAATCAGAGCGCGTCGTGTCGCGAGGCTGAGGCGGCGCGGCCTTGGGCGAGCCCGGTGATGGAGGCGGCGAGGCCTGCTCGGCCGCGCTGCTCTTCTTTTCCACCGGCCCGGGAACGGTCTGGCCGGCGATGCCAGGGACGGTGCGCGGAGTCCGAGCCGGTCTGCCTTCTGGTGCAACAGCCGTATTCGCGGAAGGCGATACGGACCGCGGCGAGGGAACCAGTCGAGGCGGCGCAGCCGGCGCCACCGCCGGCGTCGTGGCAAGACCCTGGGCCTGGAGCGCCGGCCTCAGATCGCGAGGCGCGCGCGTCGCCACCACGGGGCGAGCCTGGATGGCCGCCGGTGGCTGAGCGGCAACGCCCGTCGCCGGCTGCACGCTGGCGGCGACGGGGCGGACCGCGAGCGCCCCGCGCACGGGCGTGAGCTCCTGCACCTGCGCTTGGTTGATCCGTGTCGGTTGCACCTGGCCCTGGCCGAAACGCTCCGCGGGCACACCCACGACCGCATTGGTCACGTGGACGTTCCGGTAGACCGTGATGTTGGTCACGTTGATGTTCGTGGTGCGGTTGACGACCACGTTGTTGACGACGCGTGGCCCGCCCCAGCCTCCCCACCAGGCCACGCCGACAAAGCCGGGACGCCCCCACCACGGGATCACCGGCTCGCCCCAGCCGAGTGGCGCCCAGTAGAGCGGGCGCCCCACGCTGACCGCGACGCCGCCGCCGAGAAAGACGACGAGCGCGGGGGCGTAGACAGGGCGGACGACGACCGGCCCGGGCGCCCACGCCCAGTAGTTGCCGACAAAAACCCAGCGGCCATAGTGATAGGGCGCCCAGCCCCACGGCGCATCATCGAGCCAGGTCCATCCGAAGCGGGGGTCCCAGATCCAGCGGCCCGTGCTGTACGGCACCCAGCCCACGGGCACCGTCGCGGGAACCCACACCGCCCCGTACGTCTCGACCGTGCGCCAATCGCCGTGCTGATTGAGCGCCTCGCCTCCGTACACGGCCGGCGAGACGTAGTGTGTGGTCGCGGGCTGGAGGAGGTAGTCCGTGCGCTGGTAGTTCCAGCGATCCCACGCGCTGAGCGGCGGCGCGGCCGCCATCTCCACCCGTGGCGAGTCCGTCCCCGTGATCACGACCTGCTGATTGGCCGCGACGGGCGTGGCGGCGCCGCCCGCGGGAGTCGCCGTGGCGCTGCCCCCGCGGTGGGTGTCGAACGCGGTGGACTCCTGGGTCACCTCGGCGTGGTAGTAGCCGGGGCGCTCGACGGTGAAGGCTCCGTGCGGCGTGTCGAGCTCGACCGTGTGTCCCGCCGCCAGCTCGCGCACATCGAGGGCGGCATGACCGGCGGTGACGCGGAACTGGACGAAGTCGGGCTCCTGGTTGTCGAGACCGAGGTGCGTGCCCTCGGAGGCCCGTACGAAGGCGCGCGGGCCGACCTGGATCTCGATATTGCCGCCCGGCCCCGTGTAGAGGAGGTCGCCCGGGGCCAGGGGCATGTTGACCTTGGCCGGTGTCCACTCCTGGGCGCCGGGGCGCCAGAAGGACACCTCGCCGTAGAGATAGCTCAGGCGTGCCGGCGTCACGTCGCTGGCCGGCGCCGGGACGGGCGCTCCCGGCGGAGCCGGAGGGGCGGTCGGCGCGGGGGGTGGATCGACCGCTCGCGCAACCCCCGGACCGCTCATCATGATCAGTGCCAGAAGCGCTGCAACGACTCTCCGTGCCGTCATGGGCTGACCCCTGTCTGTCATTCAGGTCGATTCTGGGACAGAGCCTTTCCCTTGAGTATCAGACGTGCCGGCTCGGCCAGATGTTTACATGCCATTGCTAGGCCGAGCGTCGCATCTCTGTCGACGACCGGTCCTTGTCGCTGGCGATCGTCACGCGGTCATCACGACCGGAAGGCTGAGCCAGCGACGTACCGCAACTGGTGCAGAATTTCGCGGCCGGTGAATTCGACCCCCCGCATCTCGGGCACGCATGTGCGCGCCGCTCGGCGGTCTCGGAGATGCGGCGCTTGATCGCCACGGCACCGAGGACCAGCGCCTCGGCGTTGTCGTGCAGGACGAGGCCGAGCCATACCGCCGTGGCCAGGAGCAGCAGGACGAACATCCAGCTCACGATGGTGACCGCTCTTTCGAGCAGGAACGGGTGGATCAGACCATACACCCCCGGCAAGATCAGAAGCGTCGCGAACGCAGGAAGACCTTCGTGGAGCAGACGTGACACCGGATCGCTCGCGCGTATCTGAGCCGCGGCGCGCCAGGCCGAGGTCCAGATCAGGGTCAGGGCGACGGCGAAGCCGAGGAGAGACACGGCCTCTCCCGCATT
It contains:
- a CDS encoding DUF6600 domain-containing protein, with the translated sequence MTPARLSYLYGEVSFWRPGAQEWTPAKVNMPLAPGDLLYTGPGGNIEIQVGPRAFVRASEGTHLGLDNQEPDFVQFRVTAGHAALDVRELAAGHTVELDTPHGAFTVERPGYYHAEVTQESTAFDTHRGGSATATPAGGAATPVAANQQVVITGTDSPRVEMAAAPPLSAWDRWNYQRTDYLLQPATTHYVSPAVYGGEALNQHGDWRTVETYGAVWVPATVPVGWVPYSTGRWIWDPRFGWTWLDDAPWGWAPYHYGRWVFVGNYWAWAPGPVVVRPVYAPALVVFLGGGVAVSVGRPLYWAPLGWGEPVIPWWGRPGFVGVAWWGGWGGPRVVNNVVVNRTTNINVTNITVYRNVHVTNAVVGVPAERFGQGQVQPTRINQAQVQELTPVRGALAVRPVAASVQPATGVAAQPPAAIQARPVVATRAPRDLRPALQAQGLATTPAVAPAAPPRLVPSPRSVSPSANTAVAPEGRPARTPRTVPGIAGQTVPGPVEKKSSAAEQASPPPSPGSPKAAPPQPRDTTRSDSPSGPDTRREKRAIAVPERGRQESPPPARPAQEVAAPRHLPPPPAPPPVAQKREREEVRPAPQPPRPAPAPAERPAPAEPPTRK
- a CDS encoding zinc ribbon domain-containing protein; this translates as MASIARWHGEEWMWTIRNAIAVLAALLLASILSGVQVFRQATLGSGGFNAGEAVSLLGFAVALTLIWTSAWRAAAQIRASDPVSRLLHEGLPAFATLLILPGVYGLIHPFLLERAVTIVSWMFVLLLLATAVWLGLVLHDNAEALVLGAVAIKRRISETAERRAHACPRCGGSNSPAAKFCTSCGTSLAQPSGRDDRVTIASDKDRSSTEMRRSA